CGGCGAACGGCGTGAGCGCGTCGACGAGCGCGGGGAGGAAGGCGACCAGGGCGATGATCCCCGCCGTCATGAGCGCGCCGACGACGGCGCCGGGGACGAGCGCCGCCGCCATCGTCCGCGGGCGTCGGCGCCACCATCCGAACCCCGCGAAGAGGGTGCGCACGCCCTGCCAGAACTCGCTCATCCCTCCATGTAACCAAACGGCGGCGGGAATACCGGACGGGCTCATCCGTTTGACTTGATATAGTCCGACTCAAGTTCTCATACTTGACACGGATCGACGCAACTTCGAGGAGACGACGGGATATGCCCGAGAACAACTTCCCCCAGGACGGCCCGAGCTCGTTCGACGAGTTCCTCGCCCGCTACCTGCAGGGCGAGCGTGCTCGCGTGACACGCTCCATCGATCTGAGCCGCTTCCTGGGCGCACGTACGCAGGAGCTTCTGCAGCGGGCGGGGCGCTTCGCCCTCGAACGCGGCCAGCGCGAGCTCGACGCCCTGCACGTGCTGCGCGTGCTCGTCGAGGACCCCGCCGTCGCCGATGCGGTCGGCCGGGTCGGAGGCGACGTCGCCGCCATCGGCCGCGCCGCCGAGGAGAGGCTCCCGCGGCCCGGCGAGGCGGCGGAGGTCGACACGGCCGCGGTGACGCAGGCCGTCCAGCGAGCGCTGTTCCACGCCTTCCAGGTCGCGCGCTCGTCCGGGTCGACCTACATCGATCCCGAGCACCTCTTCTTCGCCCTCGTGCTCGCGCAGGACACGCCCGCCGGCCAGATCCTCGCCGGCTCCGGCGTGACGGCGGAGGCGCTCACCCAGGGCGTCCGCGAGGCGACGGCGCCCGGCGCCGCGCCCGCGACGCCCGAGCAGGGCGCGAGCGGCGGCTCGATGCTCGAGAAGTACGGCACCGACCTCACGGCACGGGCGCTCGCCGGAGAGCTCGACCCCGTGATCGGACGCGCCGACGAGATCGAGCAGACGATCGAGATCCTCTCGCGCCGGACGAAGAACAACCCGGTGCTCGTCGGCGAGGCGGGCGTGGGGAAGACGGCGGTCGTGGAGGGGCTCGCATCCGCCATCGTCGCGGGCGCCGTCCCGGACCAGCTCCGCGACAAGCGGGTCGTCTCACTCGACCTGCCGGCCATGCTCGCCGGCACGCGGTACCGCGGGGACTTCGAGGAGCGCCTCACCAAGACGATGGACGAGGTCGCGGCCCGCAAGGACGAGCTGATCCTGTTCGTCGACGAGATCCACATGCTCGTGGGCGCAGGCGGCGGCAACGACGGGGCGATGGACGCGGGCAACATCCTGAAGCCCCGTCTCGCGCGCGGCGAGCTGCACCTCGTCGGCGCGACGACCCTCAGGGAGTACCGCGTCATCGAGAAGGACTCGGCGCTGGAGCGCCGCTTCCAGCCGGTGCGCGTGGGCGAGCCCTCGATCGGCGACGCGGTCGCGATCCTCCAGGGCCTGCGCCCCGCGTACGAAGAGCATCACCGCGTGAGCTACACCGACGACGCCCTGCGCGCGGCGGTCGAGCTGAGCGACCGCTACCTCACCGAGCGCGTGCTCCCGGACAAGGCGATCGACCTCATCGATCAGGCCGGCGCGCGCCTGAGGCTCCGTCTCGGCGCCCCCGTGGACACGCAGGAGCTCGTCGCGCGCCTGGCCGAGCTCGAGGGGGAGAAGAACGCCGCGGTGTCGGCCGAGCACTACGAGGAGGCGTCGCGCGTCCGCGACGAGATCGTCGCCCTGCAGGCGCGTCTGGCCGAGGCCACGACACCCGGCGACGGCGTCGGCGCGGTCGTCGGCGAGCCCGAGATCGCGGCGGTCATCAGCCGGACGACGGGCATCCCCGTGAACCGGCTCACCGAGAGCGAGCGCGAGCGCCTCGCGACGCTGGAGGACGAGCTGCACGCGCGCGTGGTCGGGCAGGACGACGCCGTCGCGGCCGTCGCGAAGGCCGTCCGGCGCAGTCGCACCGGCATGGGCGACGCGCATCGTCCCGTCGGATCCTTCCTGTTCCTCGGCCCGACGGGCGTGGGCAAGACGGAGCTGGCCAAGGCGCTCGCGACGAGCCTGTTCGACGACGAGAGCGCCGTCGTGCGCTTCGACATGAGCGAGTTCGGCGAGCGGCACACCGTGTCGCGGCTCGTCGGATCCCCTCCGGGATACGTCGGATACGACGAGGCCGGGCAGCTCACGGAGCGCGTGCGGCGCAACCCGTACTCGATCGTGCTGTTCGACGAGATCGAGAAGGCCCATCCCGACGTGTTCAACCTGCTGCTGCAGGTGCTCGACGACGGCCGGCTGACCGACGGGCAGGGGCGCACGGTCGACTTCCGCAACACGGTCGTCGTCATGACGTCGAACCTCGGAAGCGAGTTCCTCACATCGCGCTCCGGTGCGATCGGCTTCTCGGCGACGGGGCGCGAGTTCGACGAGAAGGATCTGCGCGATCGGGTGATGGGGCGCCTGCGCGAGTCGATGCGGCCGGAGTTCCTCAACCGGATCGACGAGATCGTGCTGTTCCGCCGGCTCGACGAGGAGCAGCTCGGCCGCATCGTCGGCCTCCTCCTCGGCGCGACCCGCGAACGGCTCGCCCGGCGCGAGGTCACGCTGGAGGTGACCGAGGCCGCCGTCGCGTGGCTGGCCGAGCGCGGCTACGAGCCCGAGTCCGGCGCGCGTCCGCTGCGTCGGCTCATCCAGCGGGAGGTCGACGACCGCATCGCCGACCTCTTCGTGAGCGGCGAGCTCGCCGACGGCGGCGACGCCGCGCTCGACGTCGTCGACGGCGAGATCGTGGTGCGCGCGTACGCTAGGGTTTCCTCATGACCAAGCGCTGGTATGCGTATCTCGAGTCGGCTCTGGAGGGGCCGGCGGCGATGTAGCGCTACCCGCACCCTCAAGAGCCGACAGGGCAGAGCGAAAGCTCTGCCCTTCGCCGTCACGGCGGGCTCTGCGCAGGGTCCGCCGCCGATCACGGACAGGACCCCGCACGATGACCACTCTCGAGGCCGCACCGGCCGTCTCCGATCTGCACGTCGCCGCGTTCACGGCCATCCCGAGCCCCGCCGAGATCGCGGCGGAGCTGCCCGCCGGGCCCGATGAGGCCTCGCTCGTCCGGCGGAGCCGGGAAGCGGTGCGCGCGGTCATGGCGGGCGACGACGACCGGCTGCTCGTCGTCGCCGGCCCCTGCTCCATCCACGATCCCGTCGCGGGGCTCGACTACGCCCGGCGGCTCGCCGCACAGGCCGAGCGGCATCGCAACGACCTCCTCGTCGTGATGCGCGCATACTTCGAGAAGCCGCGCACCACGGTGGGGTGGAAGGGCCTCATCAACGACCCGCACCTCGACGGGAGCCACGACGTCGAGGCCGGCCTGCGGGCCGCCCGGCGCTTCCTGCTCGACGTCGCCGCCTTGGGGCTTCCGACCGCGACGGAGTTCCTCGAGCCCCTGAGCCCGCAGTACATCGCCGATCTCGTCGCATGGGGCGCGATCGGGGCGCGCACGACGGAGAGCCAGATCCATCGCCAGCTCGCCTCGGGCCTGTCGATGCCGATCGGCTTCAAGAACGGCACGGACGGCGGCCTGCAGGTCGCCGTCGACGCCGCCGTCTCGGCGTCGGGCCCCCAGGCGTTCCTCGGAATCGGCGGCGACGG
This window of the Microbacterium sp. AB genome carries:
- a CDS encoding 3-deoxy-7-phosphoheptulonate synthase; translation: MTTLEAAPAVSDLHVAAFTAIPSPAEIAAELPAGPDEASLVRRSREAVRAVMAGDDDRLLVVAGPCSIHDPVAGLDYARRLAAQAERHRNDLLVVMRAYFEKPRTTVGWKGLINDPHLDGSHDVEAGLRAARRFLLDVAALGLPTATEFLEPLSPQYIADLVAWGAIGARTTESQIHRQLASGLSMPIGFKNGTDGGLQVAVDAAVSASGPQAFLGIGGDGRAGLVTTTGNPDTSVILRGGADGPNHGPEHVRRASERLAAAGLSPRLIVDASHGNSGKDHVRQAEVAAGLAEQVAAGGAVAGVMLESNIVGGAQRLDVAAGPEGLVYGQSVTDACMSWEATEGVLARLAHGVRRRRG
- a CDS encoding ATP-dependent Clp protease ATP-binding subunit, producing the protein MPENNFPQDGPSSFDEFLARYLQGERARVTRSIDLSRFLGARTQELLQRAGRFALERGQRELDALHVLRVLVEDPAVADAVGRVGGDVAAIGRAAEERLPRPGEAAEVDTAAVTQAVQRALFHAFQVARSSGSTYIDPEHLFFALVLAQDTPAGQILAGSGVTAEALTQGVREATAPGAAPATPEQGASGGSMLEKYGTDLTARALAGELDPVIGRADEIEQTIEILSRRTKNNPVLVGEAGVGKTAVVEGLASAIVAGAVPDQLRDKRVVSLDLPAMLAGTRYRGDFEERLTKTMDEVAARKDELILFVDEIHMLVGAGGGNDGAMDAGNILKPRLARGELHLVGATTLREYRVIEKDSALERRFQPVRVGEPSIGDAVAILQGLRPAYEEHHRVSYTDDALRAAVELSDRYLTERVLPDKAIDLIDQAGARLRLRLGAPVDTQELVARLAELEGEKNAAVSAEHYEEASRVRDEIVALQARLAEATTPGDGVGAVVGEPEIAAVISRTTGIPVNRLTESERERLATLEDELHARVVGQDDAVAAVAKAVRRSRTGMGDAHRPVGSFLFLGPTGVGKTELAKALATSLFDDESAVVRFDMSEFGERHTVSRLVGSPPGYVGYDEAGQLTERVRRNPYSIVLFDEIEKAHPDVFNLLLQVLDDGRLTDGQGRTVDFRNTVVVMTSNLGSEFLTSRSGAIGFSATGREFDEKDLRDRVMGRLRESMRPEFLNRIDEIVLFRRLDEEQLGRIVGLLLGATRERLARREVTLEVTEAAVAWLAERGYEPESGARPLRRLIQREVDDRIADLFVSGELADGGDAALDVVDGEIVVRAYARVSS